A genomic window from Nitrospiria bacterium includes:
- a CDS encoding enoyl-ACP reductase: MGLLNGRKGIIFGVANEKSIAWSIARRMNQEGAELAFTYAGEALEKRVRPLAESVGAKLILPCDVTKDDQIQAVFEQVRSTFGHLDILVHAIAYANKEDLKADFLSTTRDGFRLAQDVSAYSLTVLARHAAPLMEGRPGSILTLSYYGAEKVVPRYNVMGVAKAALEASVRYLAADLGPKGIRVNAISAGPIRTLASAGISGFLDMLHHVEAKAPLRRNISAEEVAGTALYLASDLASGVTGEVIYVDAGYHIMGM; the protein is encoded by the coding sequence ATGGGATTGCTGAATGGCCGGAAAGGTATTATTTTCGGCGTCGCGAATGAGAAGAGCATCGCCTGGTCGATTGCCCGGAGGATGAACCAGGAAGGGGCCGAGCTGGCCTTCACCTACGCGGGCGAGGCGCTTGAAAAACGGGTCCGCCCGCTGGCGGAGAGCGTCGGGGCCAAGTTGATTCTTCCCTGCGACGTCACGAAGGACGATCAGATCCAGGCCGTCTTCGAACAGGTCCGGTCCACCTTCGGCCATCTGGACATACTCGTGCATGCGATCGCGTACGCCAACAAAGAAGACCTCAAGGCCGACTTCCTGAGCACCACCCGAGACGGTTTTCGGCTCGCCCAGGATGTCAGCGCCTATTCGCTCACCGTCCTGGCCCGCCATGCCGCGCCTTTGATGGAAGGCCGGCCGGGCAGCATCCTCACGCTCAGCTATTACGGCGCCGAAAAAGTCGTCCCACGTTACAACGTGATGGGCGTCGCCAAAGCCGCCCTGGAGGCCAGCGTCCGCTATCTCGCGGCCGATCTGGGTCCAAAGGGAATTCGCGTGAACGCGATCTCGGCCGGCCCGATCCGTACCCTCGCCTCCGCCGGCATTTCCGGGTTTCTGGACATGCTCCATCACGTGGAGGCCAAGGCGCCATTGCGGCGAAACATTTCGGCTGAAGAAGTGGCCGGCACGGCCCTCTACCTCGCCAGCGATCTGGCCAGCGGCGTCACAGGCGAGGTAATCTATGTCGACGCCGGCTATCATATCATGGGGATGTAA
- a CDS encoding DNA-binding protein, with product MKSILISLAALCAVLVLGPGAGFAIERTGVVVTTMNAGSYTYLEVETKSGRYWAAAPQLELAVGDQVDVAPGSEMKDFFSPTLKRTFDSILFTSSVKVVGKSASADKAESPKPPVHQTQAGSNGTKTVEQIYTERQSLKGKQVQVRGKVVKFTPGIMGKNFLHIQDGSGKEGTNDLAVTSQQTVSVGDHILVSGTLDTDKDFGAGYVYKAILENAKITPE from the coding sequence ATGAAATCGATCTTGATCTCCTTGGCGGCCCTATGCGCGGTCCTGGTGCTCGGGCCGGGAGCGGGGTTCGCCATCGAAAGAACCGGCGTCGTGGTCACCACCATGAACGCGGGGTCATATACCTATCTTGAAGTCGAGACAAAAAGCGGCCGGTACTGGGCGGCCGCCCCGCAATTGGAACTGGCGGTCGGCGATCAGGTGGATGTCGCGCCCGGCTCGGAGATGAAAGATTTCTTCAGTCCGACGCTCAAACGCACTTTCGACTCGATCCTTTTTACTTCATCGGTCAAGGTGGTTGGAAAAAGCGCTTCCGCAGATAAAGCCGAATCACCAAAACCTCCGGTCCATCAAACACAAGCCGGTTCGAACGGGACTAAGACCGTGGAACAGATATATACCGAACGCCAAAGCTTGAAGGGAAAACAGGTCCAGGTCCGCGGCAAGGTGGTCAAGTTCACCCCCGGCATTATGGGGAAGAACTTCCTCCATATCCAGGACGGGAGCGGGAAGGAAGGCACGAACGATCTGGCCGTTACCTCCCAGCAGACTGTGAGCGTCGGCGACCACATTCTCGTTTCCGGAACCTTGGATACCGACAAGGATTTCGGCGCCGGCTACGTCTACAAGGCGATCCTCGAAAACGCCAAAATCACGCCGGAGTAA
- a CDS encoding EVE domain-containing protein: protein MAGNPSYWLLKSEPEVFSIQDLKDCRVTGWDGVRNFQARNYLRDSIKVGDGVLFYHSNTSPSGISGLAEVVKEGYPDDTAFDPNDAHYDPRSRPDHPTWYRVDVKFVKAFPSVIPLQTLRKTPGLKNMLLFRNGRLSVQPVAKKEWEIILRLAEKTRNPKAPKPKFPR from the coding sequence ATGGCCGGGAATCCCTCCTACTGGTTGCTGAAGTCCGAACCGGAGGTCTTCTCGATCCAGGACCTCAAAGACTGTCGTGTGACCGGCTGGGACGGCGTAAGGAATTTCCAGGCACGAAATTACCTTAGAGACAGCATAAAAGTGGGAGACGGCGTTCTTTTTTACCACAGCAACACGAGCCCAAGTGGGATTTCAGGGCTTGCAGAGGTGGTGAAGGAAGGCTACCCGGATGACACGGCCTTTGACCCCAACGATGCCCATTACGATCCCAGAAGCCGCCCGGATCATCCGACATGGTACCGTGTGGACGTGAAGTTCGTGAAGGCCTTTCCCTCCGTCATCCCGCTTCAGACGCTTCGAAAAACGCCGGGGCTTAAAAACATGCTCCTATTCCGGAACGGCCGCCTTTCCGTTCAACCGGTCGCAAAGAAGGAATGGGAAATTATTTTGAGGCTGGCGGAGAAGACGCGGAATCCGAAAGCTCCGAAACCAAAATTCCCGCGATGA
- a CDS encoding DMT family transporter, translating into MFKTRRERAELYLFATTFIWGGTFVAVKLGLGDLSPVLFVTLRFSLAALVLLSLSFNRLLAIDRALLWKGSFLGALLFLGFVLQTVGLTDTTASKSAFITGLMVIFTPFFQIAIEKRAPKFANFAGVAIVTAGLWFLTSPSEGGPSGTGFTRGDGLTLLCAAVFGLYIVMLDLFSKDAEALPLTFLQMLTPAVLGWIILPLIETPVWNPTPNAIAVLLFCSLLGNVLSNYVQTLYQRDTTPTRAVIIFTIEPLWASILGYWMLQEVIGYGGVAGGAMIIAGILVSELSDSASSPPASK; encoded by the coding sequence GTGTTCAAGACCCGGAGGGAAAGGGCGGAGCTTTATCTATTTGCGACCACCTTCATCTGGGGCGGTACCTTTGTCGCGGTCAAGCTGGGGCTGGGAGATCTGTCGCCGGTACTCTTTGTGACGCTTCGTTTCTCGCTGGCCGCGCTGGTCCTCCTCTCCCTGAGCTTCAACCGCCTCCTAGCGATCGACCGGGCCCTGCTCTGGAAGGGAAGTTTCCTCGGAGCTCTCCTGTTTCTCGGGTTCGTTCTTCAAACCGTTGGGTTGACGGATACCACGGCTTCAAAGTCGGCCTTTATCACCGGCTTGATGGTGATCTTCACGCCCTTCTTTCAAATCGCGATCGAGAAACGGGCCCCGAAGTTCGCGAATTTCGCCGGTGTCGCGATCGTGACGGCCGGTCTTTGGTTCCTGACCTCGCCGTCCGAGGGGGGGCCTTCCGGCACCGGCTTTACTCGGGGGGACGGACTCACGTTGCTGTGCGCCGCGGTCTTCGGTTTGTACATTGTCATGCTCGACCTGTTTTCAAAGGATGCGGAGGCCCTGCCGCTGACGTTCCTCCAGATGCTCACTCCGGCGGTGCTGGGGTGGATCATCCTTCCCTTGATCGAGACGCCGGTCTGGAATCCCACCCCGAACGCGATCGCCGTCCTTCTCTTTTGCTCGCTGCTGGGAAACGTCCTGAGCAACTATGTCCAGACCCTTTATCAACGGGATACGACGCCGACACGGGCGGTGATCATCTTTACTATCGAGCCGTTATGGGCCTCGATCCTGGGTTATTGGATGCTTCAAGAGGTGATCGGATACGGAGGGGTGGCGGGCGGGGCCATGATCATCGCGGGAATTTTGGTTTCGGAGCTTTCGGATTCCGCGTCTTCTCCGCCAGCCTCAAAATAA
- a CDS encoding SurA N-terminal domain-containing protein: MAVLNNEVIALSDVQKYREVFVERQGVDDSAVLNDLIDQKLLLAEAKKLEIPPPSDEEVARAYKKLQLRFGSPETFNLVKARLSMTDAEIEQQLKQKLTVDKLIEQRIQSFVFINPEEIDDYLQEHREEYKNEKPEDARKAIQDLLIAEKTDSKLKDHLNRLRAAANIRINTPPEP; this comes from the coding sequence ATGGCGGTATTGAACAACGAGGTGATCGCGCTCAGCGACGTTCAAAAGTACCGGGAGGTGTTCGTGGAAAGGCAAGGCGTGGACGACTCCGCCGTATTAAATGACCTCATCGATCAGAAACTGCTCTTGGCCGAGGCCAAAAAACTCGAGATCCCACCGCCCTCGGACGAGGAGGTCGCCCGCGCCTACAAGAAGCTTCAGCTCCGGTTCGGAAGCCCGGAAACATTCAATCTGGTCAAGGCCCGTTTGTCCATGACCGACGCCGAGATCGAACAGCAACTCAAACAAAAGCTGACCGTCGATAAACTGATCGAACAACGGATCCAGTCATTCGTGTTCATCAATCCCGAGGAGATCGACGACTATCTCCAGGAACACAGGGAAGAGTACAAAAACGAGAAGCCGGAGGACGCCCGGAAGGCGATTCAGGATCTTTTGATCGCAGAAAAGACGGATTCGAAATTAAAGGACCATCTCAACCGGCTTCGCGCGGCAGCGAACATCCGCATCAACACTCCTCCGGAGCCTTAA
- a CDS encoding RidA family protein: MNSGKASVSIETKLKESGIVLPTAPKPVANYVPAARVGELLFTSGVLPMKEGRLAYEGKLGKDLTPEQGQEAARLALLNALAVVKQEAGSLERVVRIVRLTGHVASAPGFVLQSTVLNGASDLLVAIFGEAGRHTRAALGAAELPLNSPIELELIVQVRP, encoded by the coding sequence GTGAATTCGGGGAAGGCCTCCGTGAGCATCGAGACCAAGCTGAAGGAAAGCGGGATCGTTCTTCCGACGGCACCCAAACCGGTTGCGAATTATGTTCCGGCCGCCCGGGTGGGGGAGTTGCTTTTTACGAGCGGCGTATTGCCGATGAAAGAGGGCCGGCTGGCCTACGAAGGAAAACTGGGAAAAGATCTGACGCCGGAACAGGGGCAGGAAGCGGCCCGGTTGGCCTTGCTCAATGCCCTGGCCGTCGTGAAACAGGAAGCGGGAAGCCTTGAGCGCGTCGTCCGGATCGTCCGGCTTACCGGACACGTGGCCTCGGCGCCGGGGTTCGTGCTGCAATCCACGGTACTGAACGGCGCTTCGGATTTACTCGTCGCAATCTTCGGCGAGGCCGGCCGTCACACAAGGGCGGCGCTGGGCGCCGCCGAGCTGCCGTTGAACAGCCCGATTGAGCTTGAGCTCATTGTGCAGGTTCGTCCGTAG
- the deoC gene encoding deoxyribose-phosphate aldolase, with product MFSHAGELAGLIDHTRLAPDTMPEDIRRACREARRYGFASVCIPPCYVEEAVRELDGSKVAVGTVIGFPLGYQSLSVKIFETMEAVKQGAIELDLVIHLGAVKIGDARGVRTEVGRIRDAASGARLKVILETGYLSRKEMISACLWSREAGAVWVKTSTGFGPKGATTADVRRLKKAIGEDGFVKAAGGIRDLKSLEDMVRAGASRIGTSRGVEILKEYLRGSSRS from the coding sequence ATGTTTTCTCACGCGGGTGAGCTGGCCGGATTGATCGATCACACGCGTCTGGCTCCGGACACGATGCCCGAGGACATCCGCAGGGCATGCCGGGAGGCGCGGCGATACGGTTTTGCGTCGGTTTGCATTCCGCCCTGTTATGTCGAGGAGGCCGTTCGCGAACTCGACGGATCGAAGGTGGCCGTTGGCACGGTCATCGGCTTTCCGCTGGGGTATCAATCATTATCGGTGAAGATTTTTGAGACGATGGAGGCCGTCAAGCAAGGGGCGATTGAACTGGATCTGGTTATTCATCTGGGGGCCGTTAAAATAGGAGATGCCCGCGGCGTCCGGACCGAGGTGGGCCGCATCCGGGATGCGGCCTCCGGGGCACGGCTCAAGGTGATTCTCGAAACCGGGTATCTCAGCCGCAAAGAAATGATCTCGGCCTGCCTCTGGAGCCGGGAGGCCGGTGCAGTTTGGGTCAAGACCTCGACCGGGTTCGGCCCCAAGGGAGCCACGACCGCGGATGTCCGACGCCTCAAGAAGGCGATCGGGGAGGACGGATTTGTAAAAGCCGCCGGGGGCATCCGGGACCTCAAGTCGCTGGAGGACATGGTTCGGGCTGGGGCCTCGCGAATCGGGACCAGTCGCGGCGTGGAGATTCTGAAAGAGTACTTGCGCGGGTCGAGTCGATCATGA
- the mltG gene encoding endolytic transglycosylase MltG — MAAALQKRIGRMAIPFLLVGTILLFVIVQEATFLYIPPDGERVQKVLEIPEGSTLRDTARLLYQNGLITSIGSFVVVGKFLAVERHIIPGEYAFHTQMLPLEIIGLIKSGRVVQYEVTIPEGSTLAQIGRLVEEKHLARYEDFIQRANDPAFIQSLGFTVDSLEGYLFPESYYFSKRVGAEGILRTMVRQFETAYTPEMERRAQEIGMTRQEVVTLASIIEKETSVEIERPMVSAVFHNRIRKNIPLQSDPTVIYSLPHFTGNLTRKNLRIHSPYNTYWIRGLPPGPIANPGKEALWAALYPAAVEYLYFVSKNDGTHYFSKTLAEHNRAVQRYQKRRLAKTT; from the coding sequence ATGGCAGCGGCGTTACAAAAACGGATCGGCCGCATGGCCATCCCGTTTCTACTCGTCGGGACGATCCTCCTGTTTGTGATCGTGCAGGAGGCGACCTTTCTCTACATTCCACCCGATGGGGAGCGGGTCCAAAAAGTGCTGGAGATTCCGGAGGGGTCGACGCTCCGGGACACCGCCCGGCTGCTCTATCAGAACGGGCTGATCACCAGCATTGGTTCGTTTGTGGTGGTGGGCAAGTTCTTGGCGGTCGAGCGGCATATCATCCCGGGCGAATACGCTTTTCACACACAGATGCTCCCGCTGGAAATCATCGGGCTGATCAAGAGCGGCCGGGTGGTCCAGTACGAAGTCACGATCCCGGAGGGTTCAACCCTGGCCCAAATCGGACGGCTGGTCGAAGAAAAACATCTGGCCCGGTATGAAGATTTCATCCAGCGGGCGAATGATCCGGCCTTTATTCAATCCCTGGGCTTCACCGTCGATTCTCTGGAAGGCTATCTCTTTCCGGAAAGTTACTATTTCTCCAAGCGCGTCGGGGCCGAAGGAATCCTGCGGACCATGGTCAGGCAATTCGAGACGGCCTACACGCCTGAGATGGAGAGACGGGCCCAGGAAATCGGAATGACGAGACAGGAGGTCGTGACCTTGGCCTCGATCATCGAGAAAGAAACCTCGGTGGAAATTGAACGGCCGATGGTCTCGGCCGTTTTTCACAATCGGATCCGAAAAAACATTCCCCTGCAGAGCGATCCCACCGTAATTTACAGCCTCCCGCATTTCACAGGGAACCTGACCCGGAAGAATTTGAGAATTCACTCCCCCTACAATACCTATTGGATCAGGGGTCTTCCCCCGGGACCGATCGCCAATCCCGGCAAGGAGGCGCTTTGGGCGGCGCTGTATCCGGCGGCGGTGGAATACCTCTATTTTGTCTCCAAGAACGACGGCACCCATTACTTCTCAAAGACGCTGGCCGAGCACAACCGGGCCGTGCAAAGGTACCAAAAACGTCGGCTGGCAAAAACCACCTAA
- the ruvX gene encoding Holliday junction resolvase RuvX: MPASGERILALDLGKSRIGLAISDELGWTAHGLPTMERVGPKKDIARLRDIVAQYQVRKLVVGLPRNMNGSLGPQANLVLEFIEQLKNKLGLKVIPWDERLTTQAAERVLIEADMSRSKRRKTVDRVAAVLILQGYLDSRRAPLQTASLPEG, translated from the coding sequence ATGCCGGCCTCCGGGGAACGCATCTTGGCCCTTGATCTGGGCAAAAGCCGGATCGGCTTGGCCATCAGTGACGAGTTGGGCTGGACCGCCCACGGTCTTCCCACGATGGAGCGGGTGGGCCCCAAGAAAGACATCGCAAGGCTTCGAGACATTGTGGCCCAGTATCAGGTCCGGAAACTGGTGGTGGGCCTTCCCCGAAACATGAACGGCAGTCTTGGGCCCCAAGCGAACCTTGTCCTGGAATTTATCGAACAGCTCAAAAATAAGCTGGGGCTGAAAGTCATCCCTTGGGATGAACGGCTCACCACACAGGCAGCCGAGCGGGTCCTCATCGAGGCAGATATGAGTCGCTCTAAACGCCGGAAGACGGTGGATCGAGTTGCAGCCGTGCTGATCCTGCAAGGTTATCTGGACAGCCGTCGCGCTCCGCTTCAAACGGCCAGCCTACCCGAGGGGTGA
- a CDS encoding phasin family protein gives MVKLMKKMVLAGLGVEAKARETWEELLRRGEENQNNYAKKVKGRVADLEKDLKDLEKKERDLVDRVMAKLPIATKADMDRLEKKIQELSAKLKNV, from the coding sequence ATGGTCAAACTAATGAAAAAAATGGTCCTGGCGGGCTTGGGGGTCGAGGCGAAGGCCCGAGAGACTTGGGAGGAGTTGCTTCGGCGTGGAGAAGAAAATCAAAATAACTATGCCAAAAAAGTGAAGGGACGAGTCGCGGATTTGGAAAAGGACTTAAAAGATTTGGAAAAAAAGGAACGCGACCTGGTCGATCGGGTAATGGCCAAGCTCCCCATCGCCACCAAGGCGGACATGGATCGTCTGGAAAAGAAGATCCAGGAACTGTCGGCCAAATTAAAAAACGTGTAA
- the alaS gene encoding alanine--tRNA ligase, producing the protein MKSDDLRKGFLEYFGGRGHTLVPSSPLIPQKDPTLLFTNAGMVQFKEVFLGKESRGYKRAVSVQKCMRAGGKHNDLDNVGMTGRHHTFFEMLGNFSFGDYFKSDAIAFAWELLTRHWGLPKDRLWITVFREDDEAEGLWKQIGVPADRIKRMGEKDNFWAMGDTGPCGPCSEILIDQGEAAAGAPHDCQGVGCECDRYLEIWNLVFMQFIRDVEGRLTPLPKPSIDTGMGLERIAAVTQGVLSNYDTDLFHSILKTVTEMTGQDLAAVRKGMPGRVVADHIRAITFLISDGVLPSNEGRGYLLRRVIRRAARYGKELGLNEPFLYKLSGTVVDTMVATYPELARIRTVVAQVTQGEEERFVQTLNQGMGLLKEVMAKVKAAGQVLIPGSEAFRLYDTYGFPLDIAMDMARDVGLRIDEAGYHAAMEDQRDRARKSWVVKEVAPYYSEASSKLGLTEFVGYDSLEVEIRLIGILKGGRPLNKATAGETVELVFDRTPFYGESGGQAGDQGLLEHPSALAEIHATIKPVPGFFVHQGKVTQGEIVEGETYRAVVNPAARWGAARNHTATHILHSTLREILGEHVKQAGSLVTPDRLRFDFGHFKPLTALEIARIEAVVNERVREDDPVETQVMDFQEAVRAGALAFFDDKYGDRVRVVRISDFSKELCGGTHCHETGQVGLFKLVQEGSIAAGVRRIEALTGEMAYLYVRKQEEDIREVAALLKVQPAEVVEKTRRLLAQLREREKEMDRLKGRAAGTQAEDVASETRTVGGVAVLAKRLQDGLEPKDLRAFMDSLRNRLKTNYIAVVASASVDRSNAFLIAAVSPDLTGRFNAGEIAKEIAGIVGGSGGGRPDMAQAGGKNVSKLPEALARVYGIVEKTRP; encoded by the coding sequence ATGAAATCTGATGACCTGCGCAAAGGGTTTTTGGAATATTTTGGCGGACGGGGGCATACCCTTGTTCCGAGTTCTCCCTTAATTCCGCAAAAGGACCCGACCTTGCTTTTTACGAACGCCGGCATGGTCCAATTCAAAGAGGTTTTTCTCGGAAAGGAAAGTCGGGGCTACAAACGGGCCGTTTCGGTTCAGAAATGCATGCGTGCCGGCGGGAAGCATAACGATCTCGATAACGTGGGGATGACCGGACGGCACCACACCTTTTTTGAAATGCTCGGCAATTTTTCTTTCGGCGATTACTTTAAGTCCGATGCGATTGCGTTTGCCTGGGAGCTTTTGACAAGACACTGGGGTCTTCCGAAGGACCGGCTCTGGATCACGGTCTTCCGGGAAGACGACGAGGCCGAGGGACTCTGGAAGCAGATCGGGGTGCCGGCCGACCGGATCAAGCGCATGGGCGAGAAGGACAACTTTTGGGCGATGGGTGACACCGGCCCCTGCGGTCCGTGTTCCGAGATTCTGATCGATCAGGGGGAGGCGGCCGCGGGCGCTCCGCACGACTGCCAGGGCGTTGGCTGCGAATGCGACCGCTATCTTGAGATCTGGAATCTCGTCTTCATGCAATTCATACGGGACGTCGAGGGTCGGCTCACTCCCCTTCCCAAGCCCAGCATCGACACCGGGATGGGCCTTGAGCGGATCGCGGCCGTGACCCAGGGAGTGCTCTCGAATTACGATACGGACCTTTTCCATTCCATACTGAAAACCGTTACCGAGATGACCGGGCAGGATCTGGCGGCGGTGCGCAAGGGAATGCCCGGACGGGTGGTCGCGGACCATATCCGCGCCATCACGTTTCTGATCAGTGACGGGGTGCTTCCATCCAATGAAGGCCGCGGATACCTTCTGAGGCGGGTGATCCGGCGCGCGGCGCGATACGGGAAAGAGCTCGGACTGAACGAACCGTTTCTCTACAAACTTTCCGGGACGGTGGTGGATACGATGGTCGCGACCTACCCCGAACTGGCCCGCATTCGGACGGTCGTGGCCCAAGTGACGCAGGGAGAGGAAGAGCGTTTCGTCCAGACCTTGAATCAAGGCATGGGCCTCCTCAAAGAGGTGATGGCCAAGGTGAAGGCGGCGGGCCAGGTGCTCATCCCGGGCAGTGAGGCCTTTCGACTCTACGACACCTATGGCTTCCCCCTGGACATTGCGATGGATATGGCGCGTGACGTCGGTCTTCGGATTGATGAGGCCGGCTATCATGCGGCGATGGAAGATCAACGGGACCGGGCAAGGAAATCCTGGGTGGTGAAGGAGGTGGCCCCTTATTATAGCGAGGCTTCCTCCAAGCTGGGGCTCACCGAATTTGTGGGCTATGACAGCCTGGAAGTTGAGATACGGCTGATCGGAATTTTAAAGGGCGGACGTCCGCTGAATAAAGCCACCGCCGGTGAAACGGTCGAGTTGGTATTCGACCGGACCCCGTTTTACGGCGAATCGGGCGGCCAGGCCGGCGATCAGGGGCTGCTGGAGCATCCCAGCGCGCTGGCCGAGATTCATGCCACGATCAAACCGGTTCCGGGATTTTTTGTCCATCAAGGGAAGGTTACTCAGGGGGAAATCGTGGAGGGGGAGACCTACCGGGCGGTCGTGAACCCGGCGGCGCGGTGGGGAGCGGCGAGAAACCACACCGCAACGCACATCCTTCATTCGACGCTGCGGGAAATTCTGGGCGAGCATGTCAAGCAGGCCGGTTCGTTGGTGACCCCCGATCGTCTTCGATTTGATTTCGGGCATTTCAAGCCGTTGACCGCGCTGGAAATCGCACGGATCGAAGCCGTCGTGAACGAACGCGTTCGCGAGGACGATCCGGTCGAAACGCAGGTGATGGATTTTCAAGAAGCGGTTCGGGCCGGCGCCCTGGCCTTCTTCGATGACAAATACGGAGACCGCGTCCGCGTGGTGCGTATCTCCGACTTCAGCAAAGAACTCTGCGGCGGAACGCATTGCCATGAAACCGGCCAGGTCGGGTTGTTCAAGCTCGTGCAGGAAGGCAGCATCGCGGCCGGCGTTCGACGGATCGAGGCCTTGACGGGAGAGATGGCGTATCTGTATGTGCGCAAGCAGGAGGAAGACATCCGGGAAGTGGCCGCGCTGTTGAAGGTCCAACCGGCCGAGGTAGTCGAAAAAACCAGGCGGCTATTGGCCCAGTTGCGCGAGCGCGAAAAGGAGATGGATCGCCTTAAAGGTCGGGCGGCCGGGACTCAGGCGGAGGATGTTGCATCCGAGACCCGGACGGTAGGCGGGGTCGCGGTGCTCGCCAAGCGCCTTCAGGACGGACTGGAGCCGAAGGATCTTCGCGCTTTCATGGATTCGCTTCGGAACCGCTTGAAAACGAATTATATCGCCGTGGTGGCTTCGGCATCAGTCGATCGAAGCAATGCCTTTCTGATCGCGGCCGTTTCCCCGGACCTGACGGGCCGGTTTAACGCGGGCGAAATCGCGAAAGAAATCGCCGGGATCGTGGGAGGATCGGGTGGCGGACGTCCCGACATGGCCCAGGCCGGCGGGAAAAACGTCTCGAAACTTCCGGAGGCGCTGGCCCGCGTCTACGGGATCGTGGAAAAAACGCGGCCGTAG